One region of Camelina sativa cultivar DH55 chromosome 6, Cs, whole genome shotgun sequence genomic DNA includes:
- the LOC104790746 gene encoding defensin-like protein 206: MAKNLINIVSFTVLLVVLLMASTGIIKTEAQGVPCTAGCSPRAFLDECPAAHGTTDAICCSCCKSTYGSPPVCFAIIEGTDRHCHCYKQA; this comes from the exons atggcAAAGAACCTCATCAACATCGTCAGTTTCACTGTTCTCTTGGTTGTCCTCCTGATGGCTTCAACTg GAATCATTAAGACCGAGGCTCAGGGTGTCCCTTGCACAGCTGGATGTAGTCCACGTGCGTTCCTCGACGAGTGCCCGGCAGCCCACGGAACCACAGATGCGATATGCTGTAGCTGTTGCAAATCCACATACGGTTCTCCTCCAGTCTGCTTTGCGATTATTGAGGGCACTGATAGACACTGCCACTGCTACAAACAGGCTTGA